In Ipomoea triloba cultivar NCNSP0323 chromosome 7, ASM357664v1, a single genomic region encodes these proteins:
- the LOC116024124 gene encoding uncharacterized protein LOC116024124, whose product MAKAYDRMEWSFLRCMLESLGFATGWVNLIMLCVTTVSYNFLINGLVVGRLSLLVVYARAQLSGSIHGCRVARGAPPISHLFFAHDSLLFFKANAQEVEAVKQCLDLYEGMSSQAVNYHKSSVCFSRNTPQDMRDVVAGVLGVPQSSNFGKYLGLPAFVGRNKRAAFSYIEDKIKQRICSWNKRLLSQAGKEILLKSVAQAMLTFSMTVFLLPESVCLSVQRTMNKYWWGSGTERGLHWKAWDRLCVPKKFGGLGFKDLRAFNLAMLGKQAWRFLTMPNSLVAKVYKARYYPKSSFIDASVGNCPSFCWRSIMAAHSILCGGVRRRIGNGKSTFIWGHPWLPDTGDPMINTPMPPQLNGALVSGLMDEDSNTWDHSILIFA is encoded by the exons ATGGCAAAGGCATACGATCGTATGGAATGGTCGTTCTTGAGGTGTATGTTGGAATCTCTGGGTTTTGCTACGGGATGGGTCAACTTAATTATGCTCTGTGTTACTACTGTCTCCTATAATTTCTTGATTAATGGGCTAGTAGTGGGCAGGTTGTCCCTACTCGTGGTTTACGCCAGG GCTCAGTTGTCTGGGTCTATTCATGGCTGTAGGGTAGCACGAGGTGCGCCTCCTATCTCACATCTTTTCTTTGCACATGATAGTCTTCTTTTCTTCAAGGCAAATGCCCAAGAGGTTGAGGCGGTGAAGCAATGTTTGGATCTCTATGAGGGTATGTCTAGCCAGGCTGTAAACTACCATAAATCTAGTGTTTGTTTCAGCAGAAATACCCCACAGGATATGAGAGACGTGGTGGCTGGAGTGCTGGGGGTACCTCAATCTTCCAATTTTGGAAAGTATTTGGGACTACCAGCATTTGTAGGAAGGAATAAACGTGCTGCTTTCTCATATATTGAGGATAAAATTAAACAGAGAATCTGTTCATGGAATAAGAGATTATTGTCACAGGCTGGTAAGGAAATCTTGTTGAAGAGTGTGGCTCAAGCAATGCTAACCTTCTCAATGACTGTGTTTTTACTCCCTGAATCAGTTTGCCTGTCTGTGCAGAGAACCATGAATAAGTATTGGTGGGGGTCTGGCACGGAGAGGGGTTTACACTGGAAGGCTTGGGATCGTCTATGTGTGCCAAAGAAGTTTGGTGGTTTGGGGTTTAAAGATCTCAGGGCTTTCAACTTGGCAATGTTGGGGAAGCAGGCATGGCGTTTCTTAACAATGCCCAACTCCTTAGTGGCAAAGGTTTATAAGGCAAGGTATTATCCTAAATCCTCTTTTATTGATGCCTCTGTGGGTAATTGCCCAAGTTTTTGCTGGAGAAGTATTATGGCTGCACATAGTATTCTTTGTGGAGGTGTTAGACGTAGAATTGGAAATGGAAAGTCAACGTTTATTTGGGGTCATCCTTGGCTACCAGATACTGGGGACCCAATGATTAATACGCCAATGCCACCCCAGCTGAATGGTGCTCTTGTCTCTGGTTTGATGGATGAGGATTCCAACACCTGGGATCACTCTATACTTATTTTTGCCTGA